From one Salvelinus alpinus chromosome 14, SLU_Salpinus.1, whole genome shotgun sequence genomic stretch:
- the LOC139539065 gene encoding MOB-like protein phocein isoform X1 yields the protein MCASFASGHSVEMVMAEGTAVLRRNRPGTKAKDFYNWPDESFEEMDSTLAVQQYIQQNIRSDCSGIDKILEPPEGQDEGVWKYEHLRQFCLELNGLAVKLQSECHPDTCTQMTATEQWIFLCAAHKTPKECPAIDYTRHTLDGAACLLNSNKYFPSRVSIKESSVAKLGSVCRRIYRIFSHAYFHHRQIFDKYENETFLCHRFTRFVMKYNLMSKDNLIVPILEEEVQNTSAGESEA from the exons ATGTGTGCATCATTTGCATCCGGGCATTCTGTCGAGATGGTCATGGCGGAGGGTACTGCAGTTCTGAGGAGGAATCGGCCTGGAACCAAGGCGAAG GATTTCTACAACTGGCCAGATGAATCCTTTGAAGAGATGGACAGCACACTGGCTGTACAACAG TACATTCAGCAGAACATCCGGTCAGACTGCTCCGGTATCGATAAGATCCTGGAGCCACCAGAGGGACAGGACGAAGGGGTGTGGAAGTACGAGCACCTTAG GCAATTTTGTCTGGAGCTGAATGGACTCGCTGTGAAACTGCAGAGCGAGTGCCACCCAGACACCTGCACCCAGATGACAGCCACAGAACAGTGGATATTCCTGTGTGCTGCACACAAGACCCCCAAAGAG TGCCCTGCCATTGACTACACCAGGCACACGCTGGACGGAGCTGCCTGCCTTCTCAACAGCAACAAGTATTTCCCCAGCCG TGTGAGCATCAAGGAGTCCTCAGTGGCCAAGCTGGGTTCTGTGTGTCGCCGGATCTATAGGATATTCTCCCATGCTTACTTCCACCATCGCCAGATATTTGACAAGTATGAG AACGAGACCTTTCTGTGCCATCGGTTCACGCGCTTCGTGATGAAGTACAACCTGATGTCCAAGGACAACCTGATTGTTCCTATCCTGGAAGAAGAGGTCCAGAACACCTCAGCCGGGGAGAGCGAGGCCTGA
- the LOC139539065 gene encoding MOB-like protein phocein isoform X3, which translates to MAFRKFLPMFDRVLVERLAAETMSKGGIMLPEKAQGKVLQATVVAVGPGSTNQDFYNWPDESFEEMDSTLAVQQYIQQNIRSDCSGIDKILEPPEGQDEGVWKYEHLRQFCLELNGLAVKLQSECHPDTCTQMTATEQWIFLCAAHKTPKECPAIDYTRHTLDGAACLLNSNKYFPSRVSIKESSVAKLGSVCRRIYRIFSHAYFHHRQIFDKYENETFLCHRFTRFVMKYNLMSKDNLIVPILEEEVQNTSAGESEA; encoded by the exons ATG GCTTTCAGGAAATTCCTTCCCATGTTTGACCGGGTGCTGGTGGAGCGTCTGGCTGCAGAGACTATGTCGAAGGGGGGCATCATGTTGCCAGAGAAGGCCCAGGGCAAGGTGCTGCAGGCCACAGTGGTGGCAGTGGGACCAGGCTCCACAAACCAG GATTTCTACAACTGGCCAGATGAATCCTTTGAAGAGATGGACAGCACACTGGCTGTACAACAG TACATTCAGCAGAACATCCGGTCAGACTGCTCCGGTATCGATAAGATCCTGGAGCCACCAGAGGGACAGGACGAAGGGGTGTGGAAGTACGAGCACCTTAG GCAATTTTGTCTGGAGCTGAATGGACTCGCTGTGAAACTGCAGAGCGAGTGCCACCCAGACACCTGCACCCAGATGACAGCCACAGAACAGTGGATATTCCTGTGTGCTGCACACAAGACCCCCAAAGAG TGCCCTGCCATTGACTACACCAGGCACACGCTGGACGGAGCTGCCTGCCTTCTCAACAGCAACAAGTATTTCCCCAGCCG TGTGAGCATCAAGGAGTCCTCAGTGGCCAAGCTGGGTTCTGTGTGTCGCCGGATCTATAGGATATTCTCCCATGCTTACTTCCACCATCGCCAGATATTTGACAAGTATGAG AACGAGACCTTTCTGTGCCATCGGTTCACGCGCTTCGTGATGAAGTACAACCTGATGTCCAAGGACAACCTGATTGTTCCTATCCTGGAAGAAGAGGTCCAGAACACCTCAGCCGGGGAGAGCGAGGCCTGA
- the LOC139539065 gene encoding 10 kDa heat shock protein, mitochondrial-like isoform X2 — protein MAFRKFLPMFDRVLVERLAAETMSKGGIMLPEKAQGKVLQATVVAVGPGSTNQKGYLTPMSVKIGEKVLLPEYGGTKVNLEDKEYFLFRDADILGKYVE, from the exons ATG GCTTTCAGGAAATTCCTTCCCATGTTTGACCGGGTGCTGGTGGAGCGTCTGGCTGCAGAGACTATGTCGAAGGGGGGCATCATGTTGCCAGAGAAGGCCCAGGGCAAGGTGCTGCAGGCCACAGTGGTGGCAGTGGGACCAGGCTCCACAAACCAG AAAGGATATCTGACACCCATGAGTGTCAAAATTGGAGAGAAGGTCCTTCTGCCAGAGTACGGAGGAACTAAAGTTAACCTGGAAGACAAG GAATACTTCCTGTTCCGTGATGCTGACATCCTTGGCAAATATGTAGAATAG